From the genome of Brevundimonas sp. NIBR11:
CTGCGGACGATGTCGCCCCGGCTCTCGTCGTTGAAACCGGATGGCGTGGCGACGATCGTCTCGCCGCGCGGCAAAAGCAGGGACAGGGTGAAGGCTGCGCCCTCGCCCGGACGGCTGCGGGCGGTCAGGCGGCCGCCCATCAGCTCGGCCAGGTCGCGGCTGATGGAGAGCCCCAGGCCAGTGCCGCCGTGGCGGGCGCTGACGCCCTCCGCGGTCTGGTCGAACGGAGTGAACAGGCGGGTCAGCTGCTGGTGCGTCATGCCGGGGCCGGTGTCGGCGACCTCGATCAGGATGGCGTAGCTGGACGGTTCCTCCTCCCAGGCCGTGAGGCGCAGGGTGACCGAGCCTTCGGTCGTGAACTTCATCGCGTTGGAGACGAGGTTGTTCATGACTTGACGCAGTCGCATCGGGTCGCCCTTGACCGAACCGGGTATGCTGGCGGCGCCCTCGACGCGCAGGGTCAGACCCTTGGCGCGGGCCTCGCCCTGCCAGAACATCAGGGTCTGGGCGATCAGGCCGCGCAGGTTGAAGTCGACGCGCTCGACCGTCATCCGGCCGGCGTCCAGCTTGGCGTGATCCAGAAGATCGTCGAGCAGGGCCTTCATCATCACGCCGGCGTCGGTGATCAGGGCGGCCTGGGCCCGGGCGGCGCCGTCCGTCGCGCCCTTCTCGAGCTCGGCGGCGCCGGTCATGATGGCGCTGATGGGTGTTCGCAGGTCGTGGCCCACGGTGGCCAGGAAGGCCGCTCGGCCGGCCATGGCGCGTTCGGCCTCGGCGCGACGGCGGTCGGCGTCGAGACGGGCGGCGCTCTCGGCGTCGGCGGCCTGGTTCATGCGCTGCCAGGTCGACAGGCAGTAGATGCCGAAGACGATGAAGGCGACGGCGGCAGCGGTGACGAAGGAGGTCGGGGCGCCATACCAGCTCATCCAGACCGGGGTCGCAGCCATGTAGAGGAAGTGCGGGGTGAGGGTCGTCGCCAGCACTTCTTTGGAGCGCGGCGAGTTGACGACGCCGTAGATGGCGCCCGAGGCGGCGAGGACGGCGGCGCAGACCCCGCCCATGGGGCCGCCGGTCAGCCACAACGGGATCGACAGGCTGCCGAAGGCGGCTGCGTTGAGGAACAGGACGGCCACGCCGATGGCGGACCGCACCGGGCTCATCCGTTCGAACTTGCCGCTGTTGATCGGGGCGAAGACGATCATCTCCAGCAACTGGATCAGGAAGTAGGTCCCGACCCACAGGCTGGAGAAGGTCCAGCCGAACAGGGGGCTGAAGACCATGGCGGTGGCGGCGCCCATGCCCAGACGCTGGAGCAGGGCCTTGCGACGACGGCGAATGGCCGGCGCGCCGGTCGGCGGCGTATTCGTGGTGGCCTCCGACATTCTGCCCCCGGCAAAGCGC
Proteins encoded in this window:
- a CDS encoding ATP-binding protein, whose product is MSEATTNTPPTGAPAIRRRRKALLQRLGMGAATAMVFSPLFGWTFSSLWVGTYFLIQLLEMIVFAPINSGKFERMSPVRSAIGVAVLFLNAAAFGSLSIPLWLTGGPMGGVCAAVLAASGAIYGVVNSPRSKEVLATTLTPHFLYMAATPVWMSWYGAPTSFVTAAAVAFIVFGIYCLSTWQRMNQAADAESAARLDADRRRAEAERAMAGRAAFLATVGHDLRTPISAIMTGAAELEKGATDGAARAQAALITDAGVMMKALLDDLLDHAKLDAGRMTVERVDFNLRGLIAQTLMFWQGEARAKGLTLRVEGAASIPGSVKGDPMRLRQVMNNLVSNAMKFTTEGSVTLRLTAWEEEPSSYAILIEVADTGPGMTHQQLTRLFTPFDQTAEGVSARHGGTGLGLSISRDLAELMGGRLTARSRPGEGAAFTLSLLLPRGETIVATPSGFNDESRGDIVRSLAPRAPVRPAAAPEPVVDVAPEPVVDEAPEMEEDNDRPLRVLVVDDHDINRRAVELILAPLGCDISTAADGLLALAQCETKAFDVIFMDVRMPELDGRETTRRLRAGDGINAGVPVIAVTADTAPDDIAACMAAGMTYFVSKPLTPPALLGALDHVLAGDASEDDTVEIVAA